The Pseudofrankia inefficax genome window below encodes:
- a CDS encoding suppressor of fused domain protein: protein MDLRAAVERHLVATFGPITGRAGVTFLGADPIDVLRFGPQPDGFFRYATVGMSAEPMSDPTVAVRDPAGPRAELVLSLRTPRDSVVRRLAVLAAIPAIEGVPVVAGSGLDLGEPLWDDARFHAVLVGEPGGLIPDLPTTDPTDPAESGSLASPDGPGASAGEPAPVRFLPLFPMTANESAFKRVHGAGALRERWLADELDLRDPTRREARLT, encoded by the coding sequence GTGGACCTACGCGCCGCGGTCGAACGGCACCTGGTGGCCACGTTCGGGCCGATCACCGGCCGCGCCGGCGTCACGTTCCTGGGCGCCGACCCCATCGACGTGCTGCGGTTCGGCCCTCAGCCGGACGGCTTCTTCCGGTACGCGACGGTCGGCATGTCCGCGGAGCCGATGAGCGACCCGACGGTGGCCGTGCGCGACCCGGCCGGCCCGCGCGCCGAGCTGGTCCTCTCCCTGCGAACACCGCGCGACAGCGTGGTGCGCCGGCTCGCGGTGCTGGCCGCGATCCCCGCGATCGAGGGCGTGCCGGTCGTCGCCGGCTCCGGTCTCGACCTCGGCGAACCGCTCTGGGACGACGCCCGCTTCCACGCGGTGCTGGTCGGCGAGCCGGGCGGCCTGATACCGGACCTGCCGACCACCGACCCCACCGACCCCGCGGAGTCGGGCAGCCTCGCCAGCCCGGACGGCCCCGGGGCCTCGGCCGGGGAGCCGGCGCCGGTCCGCTTCCTGCCGCTGTTCCCGATGACGGCGAACGAGTCCGCGTTCAAACGGGTCCACGGCGCCGGCGCCCTGCGGGAGCGCTGGCTGGCCGACGAGCTGGACCTGCGCGACCCCACCCGCCGGGAGGCCCGCCTGACCTGA